CGGCATGCCCGCCTTGGCCGTATGTCCAATACGGCCAAGGCGTTCGAGCCAAAACTGGCTCGCCCTAAACGCGCCATCATCCCACGCCCCTGTGAGAAATGCGGGCTAGCGCGGGATGGTTGATTCCCTCCCGTGCTATTCCGGCAAGGCGAAGACGTATACGGACTCGCCTTGCTTGAACCCGAATAGCTGGTTTCCGCCCGCGGCGACAGCCACGTATTGCTTGCCGTCCACCTCGTACGTAATAGGCGGAGCATTCACCCCGGCGCCGCAATCGTGCTGCCACAGCATTTCACCCGTCCCTGAATCGAAGGCGTTGAATTTTCCGTTTCCCTCGCCCATGAAGAGCAGGTCTCCGGCGGTGGCGAGCACCCCGCCCACCAAGGGATCCGCCGTCTTCACTTGCCATTTGATGGCCCCGGAATTTTGCGTGTCGATGGCGCTCAACACCCCCCAGCGCGGTGCGTTGGAGGGTTCCAAGGAGGTGTAGCGTACCGCGGGTTTATCCGCGCTCGCTGAGATTTCCTTCAGGGTGTAACGCATGGGCCAATGCATCGCGGCCACGTAAGCCAGCCCGGTGCGCGTATCGAGCGATACTGGCGACCAGTTGGCACCGCCCGCGCCACCGGGCGCGATATCGATCCCCTCCGCAGTGGGCCGCTTGAACATGTTCTGCTGCGGCACGAAGGCATCCGATTTATACAAGAGCTTGCCGTCACGCCGGTCCAGCGCGTAGAACCAACCGGTCTTTCCCGCGTGACCCACGGCGGGAATGGTGTCGTAGCCCTTGGGCACGTCCATCAACACGGGCGGGCTCGCCACATCGTAGCCCCACATGTCGTGCGGCACCTCCTGGTAATACCACTTGACCTTACCCGTGTCCGCGTCCAAGGCCACGAGGGAAACGGTGTAGAGGTTGTCGCCCGGCCGCGTGAGATCGTCCATTTGCGGCGAAGGGTTACCCACACCGAGGAAGATCGTGTTGGTCTTGGTATCGATGGCGGGTGTGGTCCACGCCGAGCCACCGCCGCGTTTGGCGGCGTCCGGGTACTTCGCCATGTCGGCACGCTCGCGGGCCAGATCGCGTTCGAGTTTCACCCCATCTGGCGTGGCCGGGCTAAATTCTCCTTCCCAGCCTGTCACTGGCGTGGAGTCGAATTGCCATAGGCGCTTGCCGGTACTGGCGTCGTAAGCCGCGTAGAAACCCGCGCGTTGGCTCTGCCCCGCGATGCCCACCACGGCACCCAAGGGCGCCCCCTCGCGATCCGAATCCAGGTGAAGTCCATACCCGACGCCGGTGATACCGATGATCACCTTGCCCTGGTAGACGAGCGGCGCCATGCT
This genomic window from Betaproteobacteria bacterium contains:
- a CDS encoding pyrrolo-quinoline quinone codes for the protein MCLGAHAQPGVVSDERLLGAAGDAKNWLSHGRDYSNQRFSPLASIRKGNVKKLTPAWTFKSGVTSTFQATPIVVDGVMYLSLPFNHVVALNAKTGQQIWRYQHKRRTDKMCCGPANRGVAVAYGKVFIGTVDARLIALDQKTGAPVWDIPLVLDLDGATEKTEQLGADDPLRKSKVSGSTGVGASMAPLVYQGKVIIGITGVGYGLHLDSDREGAPLGAVVGIAGQSQRAGFYAAYDASTGKRLWQFDSTPVTGWEGEFSPATPDGVKLERDLARERADMAKYPDAAKRGGGSAWTTPAIDTKTNTIFLGVGNPSPQMDDLTRPGDNLYTVSLVALDADTGKVKWYYQEVPHDMWGYDVASPPVLMDVPKGYDTIPAVGHAGKTGWFYALDRRDGKLLYKSDAFVPQQNMFKRPTAEGIDIAPGGAGGANWSPVSLDTRTGLAYVAAMHWPMRYTLKEISASADKPAVRYTSLEPSNAPRWGVLSAIDTQNSGAIKWQVKTADPLVGGVLATAGDLLFMGEGNGKFNAFDSGTGEMLWQHDCGAGVNAPPITYEVDGKQYVAVAAGGNQLFGFKQGESVYVFALPE